From Bacteroidota bacterium:
AGCGAAACCATCTTGCCTTCCACGTCCTTTAATGTGAAATTGAAAGCTTTATCACCAATTTTTAATCCATCGGCAAATGCAGCAGTACTCAAAACGAGTACGAAAATAAATATGATTGTTTTTTTCATGTTTTATAGTTTATTTAATTCAATGATTGATTTTAATTCATCATAAGAGTATGCACCCTCACGAAATTTTCTAAAGTTTTTATTATACACCAAGGTAGCCGGAATAGATCCGGACCATTCTCCCGAAACCTTATTGATCCATACATTCGCATTGGTATCAAAAAGGAGCACGACTTCCGATTTAAGCTTGTGTTCTTTGATAAATGGGATTACCTGTGTTTCTACATGCTGAGGAAAATCCAAACTTACCAGTAAAAATTTCACCTTTTCATTTTTATAATCAGCGGCCAATTGCTCAAAATCGGGAAGTTCATGAACGCATGGTTTACACCAGGTAGCCCAAAAA
This genomic window contains:
- a CDS encoding TlpA family protein disulfide reductase — translated: FWATWCKPCVHELPDFEQLAADYKNEKVKFLLVSLDFPQHVETQVIPFIKEHKLKSEVVLLFDTNANVWINKVSGEWSGSIPATLVYNKNFRKFREGAYSYDELKSIIELNKL